The following coding sequences lie in one Fusibacter sp. A1 genomic window:
- the hydG gene encoding [FeFe] hydrogenase H-cluster radical SAM maturase HydG, with translation MFINHEYISNLLNQTKNAPLSEIDEILTRAEAFKGLSHEDVAKLLTLTDSERLTRMYNIAGKVKKSIYGDRVVMFAPLYISDYCVNNCTYCGYQRDNKFARRKLTQEEIRKEVILLEKMGHKRLALEVGEDPVNADIDYVVESIKTIYDTYESNGDIRRINVNIAATSVEEYKKLKAAEIGTYILFQETYHRPTYEIKHPKSLKGDYERQLYAFDRAMQAGIDDVGAGVLFGLYDYQFEVLALMLHNEELEKQHGVGFHTISVPRLKAADGLSFDDYPHLVSDDEFRKLVAIIRLAVPFVGMILSTRESAEFRKELLGYGISQVSAGSCTGVGGYKEREEGINHEQFHTADDRSPMEVVSGLIEDGYIPSYCTACYRSGRTGDRFMQLAKSGSIGFVCEPNALMTLMEYIHDYGDDALREKTLPMIYEKANAIPRADVKELLLTNLEKIAAGERDLFL, from the coding sequence ATGTTTATCAATCATGAGTATATCAGCAACCTGTTGAATCAAACGAAGAACGCCCCTTTATCAGAAATAGATGAGATCCTTACAAGAGCTGAAGCCTTCAAGGGACTATCTCACGAAGATGTAGCAAAACTTTTGACGCTGACTGACAGCGAACGCCTCACACGTATGTACAACATCGCAGGTAAAGTCAAAAAGAGCATCTACGGCGACAGGGTCGTCATGTTCGCACCGCTATATATCAGCGACTACTGCGTGAACAACTGCACCTACTGCGGTTACCAGCGCGACAACAAGTTCGCCCGCAGAAAGCTCACACAGGAAGAAATCAGAAAAGAAGTCATCTTGCTTGAAAAGATGGGCCACAAGCGCCTAGCCCTTGAAGTCGGCGAAGATCCAGTCAACGCGGACATCGACTACGTGGTGGAAAGCATCAAGACGATCTACGACACTTACGAATCAAACGGCGACATCAGAAGAATCAACGTAAACATCGCAGCTACCAGCGTTGAAGAATACAAGAAGTTAAAAGCGGCAGAGATAGGAACCTATATCCTCTTCCAAGAAACCTACCACAGACCGACCTACGAGATCAAGCATCCTAAAAGCCTAAAGGGCGACTACGAACGTCAGCTTTACGCGTTCGACAGAGCCATGCAGGCGGGTATCGACGATGTGGGCGCAGGTGTCCTGTTCGGACTTTACGATTACCAGTTCGAAGTGCTCGCACTCATGCTGCACAACGAAGAACTAGAAAAGCAACACGGCGTAGGCTTCCATACCATCTCTGTTCCAAGACTAAAAGCCGCAGACGGACTTAGCTTTGACGACTACCCGCACCTGGTTTCAGACGATGAGTTCAGAAAACTTGTGGCGATCATCAGACTTGCCGTTCCATTTGTAGGCATGATCCTTTCCACAAGAGAATCGGCCGAATTCAGAAAAGAGCTTCTAGGCTACGGCATCTCGCAGGTTAGCGCAGGCTCGTGCACAGGTGTGGGCGGATACAAAGAGCGTGAAGAAGGAATCAACCACGAACAGTTCCACACAGCCGATGACAGAAGCCCGATGGAAGTTGTTTCAGGACTCATCGAAGACGGCTACATCCCAAGCTACTGTACGGCGTGCTACCGTTCTGGAAGAACAGGCGACAGATTCATGCAGCTCGCAAAATCAGGCAGCATCGGATTTGTATGCGAACCCAACGCCCTGATGACCCTCATGGAGTACATCCACGACTACGGCGACGACGCATTAAGAGAAAAGACACTACCCATGATCTACGAAAAAGCCAACGCGATCCCAAGAGCAGACGTAAAAGAACTACTACTCACAAACCTCGAAAAGATAGCCGCAGGCGAAAGAGATTTATTCCTATAA
- a CDS encoding DUF2971 domain-containing protein encodes MRMWAQYGDLHRGLCLAFSRDDLVDDIKKTYNNFKLYRGDIRYKDSSTDVRKAYHININSDALINFRDFFITEHLIRYREDLFFTKNTDWKDEFEYRLLLLTDNKKSDYFIDIHNSLKAVFCGLDFPDVYMSSLRNLLEYSNVEIYRLVLSNGVPSVIKLK; translated from the coding sequence ATGCGGATGTGGGCACAGTATGGTGATCTTCATAGAGGTTTGTGCTTGGCTTTCTCAAGAGATGATCTTGTGGATGATATTAAGAAGACTTATAACAATTTTAAGCTATACCGTGGCGATATAAGATATAAGGATTCATCTACAGATGTCAGAAAAGCTTATCACATTAACATTAATAGTGATGCATTGATAAATTTTAGAGATTTTTTCATAACAGAACATTTGATTAGATATAGAGAAGATTTGTTTTTTACTAAGAATACAGATTGGAAAGATGAGTTTGAGTATCGTCTTCTATTATTAACTGATAATAAGAAGTCGGATTACTTCATAGATATTCATAATTCACTTAAAGCTGTATTTTGTGGATTGGATTTTCCAGACGTTTATATGAGCTCATTAAGAAACTTACTTGAATATTCGAATGTTGAGATTTATAGATTAGTCTTGAGTAATGGTGTACCTTCTGTTATTAAGTTAAAGTAA